GCTACGGATGCGCGCACTCGCGGCGGCGGTCTCGATCGGCTGGCTGGTGTGGTGCGTGTGGACCTGGATCCGGGCGGCGACCCGACGCGACGGCTGAGCCGCCGCGCCCGGACGGAGGGCGGTCCCCCGCCCGTCGTGACCGGCCCCGGTCGTGGCGTCCGACCCCGGATGCGGCGGACCGGGCCGGCGGGACACCGCCGGCCCGGTCCCGTCGCGGCTCAGTAGCGGTAGTGCTCCGGCTTGAACGGCCCCTCGGTGGAGACGCCGAGGTAGGCGGCCTGCTCCTTGGTGAGGGTGCTCAGCTTGGCGCCGAGCGCGTCCAGGTGCAGCCGGGCGACCTTCTCGTCGAGGTGCTTCGGCAGGACGTAGACGCCGATCGGGTACTCGTCGGTCTTGGTGTAGAGCTCGATCTGCGCGATGGTCTGGTTGGCGAACGAGTTCGACATGACGAAGCTCGGGTGCCCGGTGGCGTTGCCCAGGTTCAGCAGCCGCCCCTCGGAGAGCACGATGATCGCGTGGCCGTCGTCGAACCGCCAGACGTCGACCTGCGGCTTGATGTTCTCCCGGGTGACGTCCGAGCGCCGGGCCAGACCGGCCATGTCGATCTCGTTGTCGAAGTGACCGATGTTGCCGACGATGGCCTGGTGCTTCATCCGGGCCATGTGCTCGTTGGTGATGACGTCGAAGCAGCCGGTGGCGGTGATGAAGATGTCCGCCTGCTCCACCACGTCGTCGAGGGTGGCGACCTGGTAGCCGTCCATCGCCGCCTGGAGGGCGCAGATCGGGTCGACCTCGGTCACCACGACCCGGGCGCCCTGGCCGCGCAGCGACTCGGCGCAGCCCTTGCCCACGTCGCCGTAGCCGAGCACGACGGCCATCTTGCCGCCGATCAGCACGTCGGTGGCCCGGTTGATGCCGTCGATGAGCGAGTGCCGGCAGCCGTACTTGTTGTCGAACTTGCTCTTGGTCACCGAGTCGTTGACGTTGATGGCCGGGAAGAGGAGCTTGCCGTCCCGGTGCATCTCGTAGAGGCGGTGCACGCCGGTGGTGGTCTCCTCGGTCACGCCCTTGATGCCGGCGGCGATCCGGGTCCAGCGCTGACCGTCCTCGGCGAGCGAGCGGTGCAGCACGCCGAGGATGACCGCGAACTCCTCGGAGTCGGCAGACTCGACCGGGGGCACCACGCCGGCCTTCTCGAACTCGACACCCTTGTGGACGAGCAGGGTGGCGTCACCGCCGTCGTCGAGGATCATGTTCGGCCCCTGGCCGTCCGGCCAGGCCAGCACCTGCTCGGTGCACCACCAGTACTCTTCGAGGGTCTCGCCCTTCCAGGCATACACCGGGACGCCGGCCGGGGCCTCCGGGGTGCCCTCCGGGCCGACCACGATGGCCGCCGCGGCGTGGTCCTGGGTGGAGAAGATGTTGCACGACGCCCAGCGCACCTGCGCGCCCAGCGCGACCAGGGTCTCGATCAGCACCGCCGTCTGGATGGTCATGTGCAGCGAGCCGGTGATCCGCGCCCCGCGCAGCGGCTGCGCCTCGGCGAACTCACGGCGGATCGCCATCAGGCCGGGCATCTCGTGCTCGGCGAGGCGGATCTCCTTACGCCCGAACTCGGCGAGCGCCAGATCCGCCACCTTGAAGTCGCCCTCGGCAAGGGTGCGCGGCCGGGCCTCGGACGGCGCACTGCTGGACGCCGGGAGGGTGCTGGTCATGGAAGCTCCTGTCGGAACGAGATCTGTGGGCGGCTCACCACATTACGCGAGACAGCGCGCGGGGCGGTCGAGCACAGACGGAGATTCCGTCCAGCATCGGCCGCCCCGCGCATCCCCCCGGTTTGGTTCCCCGCCCGTTCTCGGACCTGCGTCGCGGTAACGGTGCGTACCCATAGGTTCACATCCCCGAGCCTGGCACGTCAAGCATTTCTGGAATATCCGGCATGCGTGTTGCGTCGCTTTCGACCCTATTCGCCAGATGTCCCCGGTTGACCGTTCCAGGCCGGGACCAGCGCCGGCCAACTAGGGCGTCCGCGCAGGTCAGCGGCGGCCGGCTACAGCGTCAGCGCAGGCCGGCGGCGGCCACGAAAACCTCACCCGGGCCCGAGACCAGCAGCGGACCCGCCCCGGCGGTGCCGATCGCCGCCTCGCCGCACCGCAGCGTCACCCGGCCCGCGTCATCGCCCACGGTGACCGTTCCCGCCACGCACAGGGTCACTCTGGGCCCCGGAACGGGCAGCCGCACCTCCGGGTCACCCGCCGTCCCGACGACCCGGTAGAGCACGAAATCATCGACCGGAACCGGCCACGTCAGCACACCCGGTACGACCGGCCGAGCGGCGACCACCGGATCGTCGAGGACCTCGAACCGGAGGATCCGCAGCAACTCCACCGGATCGACATGCTTCGGGGTGAGCCCGCAGCGCAGCACGTTGTCGCTCGCCGCCATCAACTCCACCCCGCTACCCCGCAGGTAGGCGTGCAGGTTGCCGGCCGGCATCCAGATCGCCTCACCGGGCGCCAGCCACACGTGGTGCAGCAGCAGCGCCACCAGCACGCCCGGGTCGTCCGGGTAGCGGGCGGCCAGTTCGCGGACCAACGCCGCGTCCGGCCCGGCGATCTCCGCCCCCACCACCGCGGCGACCAGTCCGGCCCGGTCCGCCACCGGCCAGTCGAGCAGCAGCCGGACCGCCTCCCGCAGTCCCGACCCGCCGGACCGCAGGGCGGTCACCACCGGCGCCAACGCCGGTACGCCGAACCCGGCGAGCGCCGCCGCCGAGACCGCCGGGTCACGGAACCCGCAGAGCGCCTCGAACGGGGTGAGCGCCACCAGCAACTCGGGCTTGTGGTGCGGGTCCACGTAGTTGCGATGCCCGTCGGTGCGGGCCCCGTCGGCGGCGAACCCGGCCCGCGCCTGCTCGGCGTCCGGATGGACCTGGAGGCTCAACGGAGCCTCGGCGGCCAACACCTTGAACAGGAACGGCAGCCGGGGACCGAACCGGTCGAGCACCTCCGCGCCGAGCCAGTGGTCGGGATCGGCGGCGAGCAGGTCGAGCAGGCTCACCCGCGCGCCGTCCCGATCCACCGTCGCCGGAGCAGCCGGGTGCGCGCCCAGCCACAACTCCGCCTCCGGCCCGTCGCTGGGCACCGGACGCCCCTGGAGCTCCGCGATCGCCGACCGGGAGCCCCAGGCGTAGTCCCGGATCGGTCCGTACAGCAGTTCCATGCTCAGTGCCCGGGCTCCCCGCCGTCCGTGCCCCTGCCGGGTATCACGGCGCCCTCACCGGCCGTCGCGACATCGGCATCGGCTCGCGCCTTGGCCGCGGAGTAGATGTCCGGCTCCAGGTAGATCACCCGGGCCACGGGCAGCGCCGTACGGATCCGCGCCTCCACCGCGTTGATCCCCTCGGCGATCCGGTCGGCCGACTCGCCCGACGGGACGGCAATCTTCGCCGCCACCAGCAGCTCCTCCGGGCCGAGGTAGAGGGTCTTCATGTGGATGATCCGCTCCACCTCGGGCCCCTCGGTGATGGCCCGCTCGATCCGCGCCACGTCGTCGGCCTCGGCCCCCTCACCCAGCAGCAGACTCTTGGTCTCGATCGCCAGCACCACCGCGATGGTGACCAGCAGGACGCCGATCGCCGCGGTGCCGGCGGCGTCCCACTCGCCGTTGCCGGTGATCAGGGTCATCCCGACGCCGATCAGCGCGAGCACCAGGCCGACCAGCGCGCCGAGGTCCTCCAGGAGCACCACCGGCAACTCCGGGGCCTTGGCCCGCCGGATGAACTGCGCCCAGGTCGCCTTCCCCCGGACGTGGTTGGACTCCACGATCGCGGTCCGGAACGAGAAGGACTCCATGATGATCGCCAGAACCAGGACGGTCACCGGCACCCACTGCCACTCGTGAATGCCTTCCTTCTCGTGCCACTTGTGGTACGCCTCGTACAGCGCGAACAGGCCACCGACGCTGAACAGCACGATCGACACGATGAACGCGTAGACGTAGCGCTCCCGGCCGTACCCGAAGGGGTGCTGCGGGGTTGCCTCCCGCTTCGCCCGACGGCCGCCGAGCAGCAGCAACCCCTGGTTGCCGGAGTCGGCGACCGAGTGGATCGACTCGGCCAGCATCGACGACGAACCGGTCAGCAGGAACGCGACGAACTTGGTCACCGCGATGCCGACGTTGGCCAGCAGCGCGGCGACGATCGCCCTGGTCCCGCCGCCGGCGCTCACGCCGCCGCTCCGGCCGGTGTCGTCGTCGGGTACGGCACGGGTGTGCCGAGCCGGGGGGTCGACTCGCTCACGGGTTGGCCAGCTCCTTCATCTCAGAGACGGCGGGCACCGCCATCGGGTCCAGACCGTGCGCCAGGGCGAGGTAGACCGAGGCGAAGTCCGGAACGGCGACCAGCGAGGCGAGCCGCTCCAGGGCGGACCCGCCCTCGGCGGTCACCACGTCGCAGCGCACCCCGCGCCGCTCGGCGAGGGTCTGCACCGCGTCCGCCCGACGCTCCTCGACCGCGAGCGGCTCGTCGGAGTCGTCGTCGGCGTTCAGCCCGCCGTCCCGCAGCAGCACCAACCGCAGTCGGGTGCCACCGTCGGTGGGCTCGTCCGGGTCGGCGAAGATGTCCCGCGCCGACTCGACCAGCCCGCCGAACACCCCGTCGAGCAGGCCCACCCGGCCCCGGCCCGCCTCGCCGAGCGCCCCGGCCACCACGGGGTAGCGGGCGTTCGCCGAGAGGGTGTCACCGAAGCGGCGGGTCGCCACGGTGGCCAGCGGCGACGATCCCCAGACGATCGGGATCGAGCCGGCCAGCCCGAGCGCCAGCGACTTCGCCGGGTTGACGAAGGACTCGGCGGTCGGCCGGCACCGGTCGGCGTCGGCGTCCAGCCGGGCCGCCGTCTCGGCCAGGTCGGCCTCGTTCACCTTCACCAGGCCGAGCGTACGGGCGGCGAGCAGGACCGGCACGGTGAGCGCCCAGAGACTGGCCCGGGCCGGGGCCCGGCGCGGCACCGGGATGAACGGCGCCCGGGCACGTTCGGCCACCGACTGAAGCTGGGAGTCCGGCGCGCCGACGGCGACCAGCCGGGCACCCCGACGGTGGGCGGCCTCGGCCGCGCCGAGCGCCTCGGGACTGCGACCCGACGCGCTGACCGCGATCACCACGTCCGCCGCGCCGACCCAGCCGGGCACCCCGGCGCTGCGGTGCGGGATCACCGGCACCGGGCAACGCGGGCCGGCGACCGTGGCCAGAACGTCCCCCGTACGACCGGCGGTGCCGATGCCCGCGATCACCACCGCCCGGGGGCGTCCCTCGTCGGCGAGCACCTGAAGGTTGGCCTCGGCGGCCAGCGCGGCGGACTCGCGGACCTGGGCCCCGGCGGAGGCGGTGTGCCGGAGCATGCCCCCCGGGTCCAGCTCGGCGAGCGCGTCCGGGTTGTCGAGCAGCGCCTCGTCGGCGTCGCGGTGGCCGCTGACTCCGGCCGTACCCTCGATCACGACTGCCGTCCGGGGCGGGCCTCGTCCAGCAGCAGCACGGGCACGTCGTCCCGCACCTCGAAGATCCGGTGGCACTCGGTGCAGGTGAGGGTCTGCGCCTGCGGGTCGTAGTCGAGCGGGGCGTGGTGCGTGTCCGGACAGGCGAGGATCTCCAGCAACTGCGGATCCAGGGCCACGGCGCGGCTCCTTCCACGTATGTGGTCTCACCGGTCGGTCCCGCCGACCGGCGCACGCGATCTTATCGGCGAACCCGGTCGAGCACCTCGTCACGGAGCGCGATCATCCGCTCCCGGGTGGGTGCCTCGACGTTGAGCCGCAGCAACGGCTCGGTGTTCGAGGCGCGCAGGTTGAACCAGGCCCCGTCGGAAAAGCGCAGGGTGAGCCCGTCCATGGTGTCGGCCTCCGCCTCCGGGTACGCGGCCCGCACCTCGGCCACCTTCG
The nucleotide sequence above comes from Micromonospora pallida. Encoded proteins:
- the ahcY gene encoding adenosylhomocysteinase yields the protein MTSTLPASSSAPSEARPRTLAEGDFKVADLALAEFGRKEIRLAEHEMPGLMAIRREFAEAQPLRGARITGSLHMTIQTAVLIETLVALGAQVRWASCNIFSTQDHAAAAIVVGPEGTPEAPAGVPVYAWKGETLEEYWWCTEQVLAWPDGQGPNMILDDGGDATLLVHKGVEFEKAGVVPPVESADSEEFAVILGVLHRSLAEDGQRWTRIAAGIKGVTEETTTGVHRLYEMHRDGKLLFPAINVNDSVTKSKFDNKYGCRHSLIDGINRATDVLIGGKMAVVLGYGDVGKGCAESLRGQGARVVVTEVDPICALQAAMDGYQVATLDDVVEQADIFITATGCFDVITNEHMARMKHQAIVGNIGHFDNEIDMAGLARRSDVTRENIKPQVDVWRFDDGHAIIVLSEGRLLNLGNATGHPSFVMSNSFANQTIAQIELYTKTDEYPIGVYVLPKHLDEKVARLHLDALGAKLSTLTKEQAAYLGVSTEGPFKPEHYRY
- the manA gene encoding mannose-6-phosphate isomerase, class I — encoded protein: MELLYGPIRDYAWGSRSAIAELQGRPVPSDGPEAELWLGAHPAAPATVDRDGARVSLLDLLAADPDHWLGAEVLDRFGPRLPFLFKVLAAEAPLSLQVHPDAEQARAGFAADGARTDGHRNYVDPHHKPELLVALTPFEALCGFRDPAVSAAALAGFGVPALAPVVTALRSGGSGLREAVRLLLDWPVADRAGLVAAVVGAEIAGPDAALVRELAARYPDDPGVLVALLLHHVWLAPGEAIWMPAGNLHAYLRGSGVELMAASDNVLRCGLTPKHVDPVELLRILRFEVLDDPVVAARPVVPGVLTWPVPVDDFVLYRVVGTAGDPEVRLPVPGPRVTLCVAGTVTVGDDAGRVTLRCGEAAIGTAGAGPLLVSGPGEVFVAAAGLR
- a CDS encoding cation diffusion facilitator family transporter, with the protein product MSAGGGTRAIVAALLANVGIAVTKFVAFLLTGSSSMLAESIHSVADSGNQGLLLLGGRRAKREATPQHPFGYGRERYVYAFIVSIVLFSVGGLFALYEAYHKWHEKEGIHEWQWVPVTVLVLAIIMESFSFRTAIVESNHVRGKATWAQFIRRAKAPELPVVLLEDLGALVGLVLALIGVGMTLITGNGEWDAAGTAAIGVLLVTIAVVLAIETKSLLLGEGAEADDVARIERAITEGPEVERIIHMKTLYLGPEELLVAAKIAVPSGESADRIAEGINAVEARIRTALPVARVIYLEPDIYSAAKARADADVATAGEGAVIPGRGTDGGEPGH
- a CDS encoding SIS domain-containing protein, yielding MIEGTAGVSGHRDADEALLDNPDALAELDPGGMLRHTASAGAQVRESAALAAEANLQVLADEGRPRAVVIAGIGTAGRTGDVLATVAGPRCPVPVIPHRSAGVPGWVGAADVVIAVSASGRSPEALGAAEAAHRRGARLVAVGAPDSQLQSVAERARAPFIPVPRRAPARASLWALTVPVLLAARTLGLVKVNEADLAETAARLDADADRCRPTAESFVNPAKSLALGLAGSIPIVWGSSPLATVATRRFGDTLSANARYPVVAGALGEAGRGRVGLLDGVFGGLVESARDIFADPDEPTDGGTRLRLVLLRDGGLNADDDSDEPLAVEERRADAVQTLAERRGVRCDVVTAEGGSALERLASLVAVPDFASVYLALAHGLDPMAVPAVSEMKELANP
- a CDS encoding Trm112 family protein produces the protein MALDPQLLEILACPDTHHAPLDYDPQAQTLTCTECHRIFEVRDDVPVLLLDEARPGRQS